A genomic segment from Gossypium hirsutum isolate 1008001.06 chromosome D04, Gossypium_hirsutum_v2.1, whole genome shotgun sequence encodes:
- the LOC107927530 gene encoding UDP-glucose 4-epimerase 2 — protein sequence MAKNILVTGGAGFIGSHTVLELLLGGYNAVVVDNLNNSSDVAITRVKELAGQYDNNLYFHQLDLRDKPALQNVFTERKIDAVIHFAGLKAVGESMKKPLMYYSNNIVGAITLLEVMEAYGCKNLVFSSSATVYGWPKEVPCREEFPVSAINPYGRTKPIIEEICRDIQHADPEWKIISLRYFNPVGAHQSGYIGEHPRGTPNNLMPYMQQVAVGKRPALTIFGNDYSTKDGTCIRDYIHVVDLAQGHIAALRKLSDPKLACEVYNLGSGKGTSVLEMVAAFEKACGKKIPLVIAARRPGDAEILYASTEKAERELNWKAKYSIEDMCRDQWNWANNNPIGYQSPEK from the coding sequence ATGGCAAAGAACATTTTGGTGACTGGTGGTGCTGGTTTTATTGGAAGCCACACTGTGCTAGAGCTACTACTGGGAGGCTACAATGCAGTGGTGGTGGACAATCTCAACAATTCCTCTGACGTTGCCATCACGAGAGTCAAAGAGCTCGCCGGCCAGTACGACAACAACCTTTATTTTCACCAACTTGACCTCCGAGACAAACCTGCGCTGCAAAATGTATTTACGGAAAGAAAAATCGATGCTGTCATACACTTTGCTGGATTGAAAGCCGTAGGTGAAAGCATGAAGAAACCATTGATGTATTACAGCAACAATATCGTTGGAGCAATCACGTTGTTGGAAGTAATGGAAGCCTATGGATGCAAAAATCTAGTATTTTCATCATCAGCTACCGTCTACGGTTGGCCAAAGGAGGTTCCATGTAGAGAAGAGTTCCCTGTGTCTGCTATCAATCCTTATGGAAGAACCAAGCCTATAATTGAAGAGATCTGTAGGGACATACAACATGCAGACCCAGAGTGGAAGATCATATCGCTGAGATACTTTAACCCTGTTGGTGCACATCAAAGTGGCTATATCGGAGAACATCCCCGTGGAACTCCAAACAATCTCATGCCTTACATGCAGCAAGTTGCAGTTGGGAAACGACCTGCCTTGACTATCTTCGGGAACGATTATTCCACCAAAGATGGCACTTGCATACGTGATTATATCCATGTTGTTGATTTAGCACAAGGTCATATCGCTGCACTGCGAAAACTATCTGATCCGAAACTAGCCTGTGAAGTCTACAACTTGGGAAGTGGGAAAGGAACATCAGTTTTGGAGATGGTTGCTGCATTTGAAAAGGCATGTGGGAAGAAAATTCCTCTTGTTATTGCTGCCAGGCGACCCGGTGATGCTGAAATACTTTATGCTTCTACTGAAAAGGCAGAGCGTGAGCTGAATTGGAAAGCCAAATACAGCATTGAGGACATGTGCAGGGATCAATGGAACTGGGCCAACAACAACCCTATTGGTTACCAATCTCCTGAGAAATAA